From the Halorhabdus utahensis DSM 12940 genome, one window contains:
- a CDS encoding substrate-binding domain-containing protein, which yields MTDNDPTDRPSNSTASSRRRFLQASGVSAAAVLAAGCLGGQNGDDTTGTGNGTTTPTGTTEADAETWREEMKAQAESELEDDKLQVWAQSPTEKKVMEEVFNGYPVEESILFEEAPIIDEGEPWEPLKDNVEIEALDTTKQANTYRRQVKTGSVEKDIITTDYLPTLVKQDVEVTDLSDIPAWRENVPQRLRDLTSEIAYYRGKAVSCVYNTESVEEPPEDLMDLLSDRFDDKSLILDVTPNPIVAHVFTEKYADSVPPRLEALGSDMTGTEFLEAIGAQNPALDQSAYAMQQEVGTGSSDVALFGPLTVTYDLQVEGLPIKPVEHPSAHILRPKGIGITNEPPHPAAAKLFIDYVLSNPSVQLFEKGVLSMDYQRSNPEGAAEWLNADWQEPYTQFEIESSTKTVREKWREALDVPNV from the coding sequence GTGACTGACAACGACCCCACCGATCGACCGAGCAATTCGACGGCGAGTTCACGGCGTAGATTTCTGCAGGCGAGCGGCGTGTCGGCTGCCGCAGTGCTGGCAGCCGGTTGTCTCGGCGGTCAGAATGGAGACGACACGACGGGAACCGGCAACGGCACGACGACTCCCACGGGAACGACGGAAGCCGACGCCGAGACGTGGCGCGAGGAGATGAAGGCACAGGCCGAGTCGGAACTCGAAGACGACAAGCTGCAGGTCTGGGCCCAGAGTCCGACCGAGAAGAAGGTGATGGAGGAGGTGTTCAACGGCTATCCGGTCGAGGAGTCCATCCTCTTCGAGGAGGCACCGATCATCGACGAGGGCGAGCCATGGGAACCCTTGAAGGACAACGTCGAGATCGAGGCCCTCGATACGACCAAGCAGGCGAACACCTACCGCAGGCAGGTCAAGACCGGCTCGGTCGAGAAAGACATCATCACGACCGACTACCTCCCGACGCTGGTCAAACAGGACGTCGAAGTCACCGACCTCTCGGACATCCCGGCCTGGCGCGAAAACGTCCCCCAGCGGCTGCGGGACCTGACCTCCGAGATCGCGTATTACCGCGGGAAGGCAGTCAGTTGCGTCTACAACACCGAGAGCGTCGAGGAGCCGCCGGAAGACCTCATGGATCTGCTGTCGGACCGCTTCGACGACAAGAGCCTCATCCTCGACGTGACGCCGAACCCGATCGTGGCCCACGTCTTCACCGAGAAGTACGCCGACTCCGTCCCACCACGCCTTGAAGCGCTCGGATCGGACATGACCGGGACGGAGTTCCTCGAAGCGATCGGCGCACAGAACCCCGCGCTGGACCAGAGCGCCTACGCGATGCAACAGGAGGTCGGCACCGGATCGAGCGATGTCGCACTGTTCGGGCCGCTGACGGTCACCTACGACCTCCAGGTCGAGGGCCTCCCGATCAAACCGGTCGAACATCCCTCGGCGCACATTCTCCGGCCCAAGGGCATCGGCATTACCAACGAGCCGCCCCACCCGGCCGCCGCGAAGCTGTTCATCGATTACGTCCTCTCGAACCCGTCGGTCCAGCTCTTCGAGAAGGGCGTGCTCTCGATGGACTACCAGCGGTCCAACCCCGAGGGGGCGGCCGAGTGGCTCAACGCCGACTGGCAGGAACCCTACACCCAGTTCGAGATCGAAAGCTCGACGAAGACCGTCCGGGAGAAGTGGCGCGAGGCGCTGGACGTCCCGAACGTCTGA
- a CDS encoding substrate-binding domain-containing protein — translation MTLELSMALGGRDVTEALLDGTVEPDGIDLNTVSLHPSNRHRRFFSHGRFDVCEVGMASYVSSRADTEAYPFTAIPVFTNKRFRHAYFYKHTDAGIEEPADLEGKTVGISSWQTAANVWTRGIMQEHYDLDLTDVEWYRRKQDDVPIEVPERYDVRDLPGKHGGDAVAEREDLIDALVAGDLDAVMDPAGATMRAVDAAETTDFVFEDPIAEEQQYFRETGIFPPNHVVVIRDEVLEEHPWVALNIYHAFCEARDHCFERNRSPSTNAAITWAPLYLLEQQNVLGEAAWDYGLTEANRKAVETFLQYSHEQGLIDERYDVEALFDESTIARPDPA, via the coding sequence ATGACTCTCGAACTGTCGATGGCACTGGGCGGCCGAGACGTCACCGAGGCGCTGCTCGACGGCACGGTCGAACCCGACGGCATCGACCTCAACACGGTCTCGTTACACCCCTCGAACCGCCACCGGCGGTTCTTCTCCCATGGCCGCTTCGACGTCTGTGAGGTCGGGATGGCGTCGTACGTCTCCTCGCGGGCCGACACCGAGGCATATCCGTTCACCGCGATCCCGGTGTTCACGAACAAGCGATTCCGCCACGCCTACTTCTACAAGCACACCGACGCCGGGATCGAGGAACCCGCGGACCTCGAGGGCAAGACGGTCGGGATCTCCTCCTGGCAGACCGCCGCCAACGTCTGGACGCGCGGGATCATGCAGGAACACTACGATCTCGATCTCACCGACGTCGAGTGGTATCGCCGCAAACAGGACGACGTCCCGATCGAGGTGCCCGAGCGCTACGACGTCCGGGACCTGCCGGGCAAACACGGCGGGGACGCCGTCGCCGAGCGCGAGGACCTCATCGACGCGCTGGTCGCCGGCGACCTCGACGCCGTGATGGACCCCGCGGGTGCGACGATGCGGGCCGTCGACGCGGCCGAAACGACGGACTTCGTCTTCGAGGATCCGATCGCCGAGGAGCAACAGTACTTCCGGGAGACGGGGATCTTCCCGCCGAACCACGTCGTCGTGATCCGCGACGAGGTGCTCGAAGAGCACCCCTGGGTTGCGCTGAACATCTATCACGCCTTCTGTGAGGCGCGCGACCACTGCTTCGAGCGCAATCGGTCGCCGAGCACCAACGCTGCGATCACCTGGGCACCGCTGTATCTGCTCGAACAGCAGAACGTCCTGGGCGAGGCGGCGTGGGACTACGGCCTGACGGAGGCCAACCGCAAGGCCGTCGAAACGTTCCTCCAGTACAGCCACGAGCAGGGACTGATCGACGAGCGCTACGATGTCGAGGCGCTGTTCGACGAGAGTACGATCGCCCGCCCCGATCCAGCCTGA
- a CDS encoding ABC transporter ATP-binding protein, translating into MAAESALTVTGLRKAFGDEFELSGIDVTVGTDEIVALLGPSGCGKTTALRCIAGVETPDAGRIEAGGKLVQGEGVSLPPEQRDIGMVYQNYAIWPHKTVYGNVVFPLEHAEHDVPADRYEERVEEILDLVEIGDLKDSPATDLSGGQQQRVALARSLVHDPELLLLDEPLSNLDKGLRKHMRYELQRLQHEIDVSMLYVTHDQEEAFYLADRILVMRDGEVVERGEPRELYNRPTSPFTRRFVGDRNRFIGRITTNAEGESLVETDFATFPLASADFVAERLEDAPATCFVRPADISIGRFGGEHGGVLEFAGTVVAEGLLDERYEVTVDLGGTKLIVHTGNGREFERGESVPIYFEPGDVQVYAGDE; encoded by the coding sequence ATGGCAGCTGAATCGGCGTTGACCGTGACGGGGCTGCGGAAGGCCTTCGGCGATGAGTTCGAGCTCTCGGGGATCGACGTCACCGTCGGGACCGACGAGATTGTGGCGCTGCTGGGGCCGAGCGGCTGTGGCAAGACCACGGCGCTTCGGTGTATCGCCGGGGTCGAGACGCCCGACGCGGGGCGGATCGAGGCCGGGGGCAAACTCGTCCAGGGTGAGGGCGTCTCGCTCCCGCCCGAGCAGCGCGACATCGGGATGGTGTATCAGAACTACGCCATCTGGCCGCACAAGACCGTCTACGGGAACGTCGTCTTCCCGCTCGAACACGCCGAGCACGACGTGCCGGCCGACCGCTACGAGGAGCGCGTCGAGGAGATCCTCGACCTCGTCGAGATCGGCGACCTGAAGGACTCGCCGGCGACGGACCTCAGCGGCGGCCAGCAACAGCGGGTTGCCCTCGCGCGGTCGCTCGTTCACGACCCCGAACTGCTGTTGCTGGACGAACCCCTCTCGAACCTGGACAAGGGGCTGCGCAAGCACATGCGCTACGAACTCCAGCGCCTCCAACACGAGATCGACGTCTCCATGCTGTACGTGACCCACGATCAGGAGGAGGCGTTCTATCTCGCGGATCGCATCCTCGTCATGCGCGACGGCGAGGTGGTCGAGCGCGGCGAGCCTCGCGAGCTGTACAACCGGCCGACGTCGCCGTTCACGCGCCGGTTCGTCGGCGACCGCAACCGATTCATCGGACGGATCACGACGAACGCCGAGGGCGAGTCCCTCGTCGAGACGGACTTCGCAACGTTTCCGCTCGCCAGCGCCGACTTCGTGGCCGAGAGACTCGAGGACGCCCCGGCCACGTGTTTCGTCCGGCCCGCGGACATCTCGATCGGCCGGTTCGGCGGCGAACACGGCGGCGTCCTCGAGTTCGCCGGCACGGTCGTCGCCGAGGGCCTGCTCGACGAGCGATACGAGGTGACAGTCGATCTCGGAGGCACGAAACTGATCGTCCACACCGGCAACGGCCGGGAGTTCGAGCGTGGCGAATCGGTCCCGATCTACTTCGAACCGGGTGACGTTCAGGTGTACGCCGGCGACGAGTGA
- a CDS encoding substrate-binding domain-containing protein has translation MTLDLSLSVGDMDTVQPLLTGDVEPEGIDLTPISEYPPKRHRRFFRHGEFDIAEVCVASYVSSMAEGEDFPYTAIPVFPNRKFRLAFFYKNADAGIEEPKDLEGKKVGTQSWQTTADVWVRGIAQEHYDLDLTEVEWYRRREDDVPVELPEKFDIQRVPGKQGGDAIYEPRDMQDMLFSGELDAAMDPSGSLFRAVCRNDEAEFMFADPQAEEIEFFEQTGMHPMMHTVAIRDEILEDDPWVAVSVYDAFSEALEQCIQRNVSPSSHTSLTWNHLHFKEQHELLGEDAWEYGLRPKTRKELRTFVGYAHDQGLIDREYDVEELFFETTRDL, from the coding sequence ATGACGTTGGATCTCTCTTTGAGCGTCGGCGACATGGACACCGTACAGCCGCTGCTGACTGGCGACGTCGAGCCCGAGGGGATCGACCTGACGCCGATCAGCGAGTATCCGCCAAAGCGCCACCGGCGGTTCTTCCGGCACGGCGAGTTCGACATCGCCGAAGTGTGTGTCGCCTCGTACGTCTCCTCGATGGCCGAAGGCGAGGACTTCCCCTACACCGCGATCCCCGTCTTCCCCAACCGGAAGTTCCGACTCGCCTTTTTCTATAAGAACGCCGATGCGGGTATCGAGGAACCGAAGGATCTCGAAGGCAAGAAGGTCGGCACCCAGTCCTGGCAGACGACCGCCGACGTCTGGGTGCGCGGTATTGCCCAGGAGCATTACGACCTCGATCTGACTGAGGTCGAGTGGTATCGCCGTCGCGAGGACGACGTTCCCGTGGAACTGCCCGAAAAGTTCGACATCCAGCGCGTGCCCGGCAAGCAGGGCGGGGACGCCATCTACGAGCCCCGGGACATGCAGGACATGCTGTTCTCGGGCGAACTCGACGCGGCGATGGACCCCTCCGGCTCGCTGTTCCGGGCGGTCTGTCGCAACGACGAGGCCGAGTTCATGTTCGCGGACCCCCAGGCCGAGGAGATCGAGTTCTTCGAGCAGACGGGGATGCACCCGATGATGCACACGGTCGCGATCCGCGACGAGATCCTCGAAGACGATCCCTGGGTCGCGGTCAGCGTCTACGATGCCTTCAGCGAGGCCCTCGAACAGTGCATCCAGCGCAACGTCAGCCCCAGCAGCCACACCTCCCTGACCTGGAATCACCTCCACTTCAAGGAGCAACACGAACTCCTCGGCGAGGACGCCTGGGAATACGGCCTGCGCCCGAAGACCCGAAAGGAACTGCGGACGTTCGTCGGCTACGCTCACGATCAGGGCCTGATCGACCGTGAGTACGACGTCGAGGAACTGTTCTTCGAGACGACACGGGACCTCTGA
- a CDS encoding substrate-binding domain-containing protein — MSLELSLSCGTRDLNEALLTGAVEPTGIDLTVIPEYPPRRHRRFFERGDFDVCEVSLASYVSSRSAPEEYPFTAIPVFPAKRFRHSFFFKHTDADIKEPADLEGRKVGCQSWQTTANVWVRGIMQEHYDLDLTEVEWYRRKEDDVPVDIPEKFDIRTIPGPQGGEAIVEPNDFRDMFFDGELAAAMDPAGSFFHDVLDAENAELFFENPIEEERAYYEETGIHPIMHTVAIRDEILEEHPWVAVNLFDAYCESRDRCLDANRSPSTNTSITWAHLHLDDQREVLGEDAWEFGLTDRTTREVETFVEYAVDQGLAPRAYDPAELFADVSVAR, encoded by the coding sequence ATGTCCCTCGAACTCTCGCTGTCGTGTGGCACTCGCGATCTGAACGAGGCACTGCTGACCGGCGCGGTCGAGCCGACCGGCATCGATCTGACCGTCATCCCGGAGTACCCGCCACGGCGCCACCGCCGATTCTTCGAACGCGGGGACTTCGACGTCTGTGAGGTCTCGCTGGCGTCGTACGTCTCCTCGCGGTCGGCCCCCGAGGAGTACCCCTTCACCGCCATTCCGGTGTTCCCGGCCAAGCGCTTTCGCCACTCGTTCTTCTTCAAGCACACTGACGCCGATATCAAGGAGCCGGCGGACCTCGAAGGCAGGAAAGTCGGCTGTCAGTCCTGGCAGACGACCGCGAACGTCTGGGTGCGGGGCATCATGCAGGAACACTACGACCTCGACCTCACCGAGGTGGAGTGGTACCGCCGCAAGGAGGACGACGTGCCGGTGGACATCCCCGAGAAGTTCGACATCCGGACGATCCCAGGACCACAGGGCGGGGAAGCCATCGTCGAACCCAACGACTTCCGCGACATGTTCTTCGACGGCGAACTGGCGGCGGCGATGGACCCCGCGGGGTCGTTCTTCCACGACGTGCTGGACGCCGAGAACGCCGAACTCTTCTTCGAGAACCCGATCGAAGAGGAACGCGCTTACTACGAGGAGACCGGTATCCATCCGATCATGCACACCGTGGCGATCCGCGACGAGATCCTCGAAGAACACCCCTGGGTTGCCGTGAACCTCTTCGACGCCTACTGCGAATCCCGGGATCGGTGTCTCGACGCCAACCGGTCGCCGAGCACCAACACCTCGATCACCTGGGCGCACCTCCACCTCGACGACCAGCGTGAGGTGCTCGGCGAGGACGCCTGGGAGTTCGGCCTGACCGACCGCACGACCCGGGAGGTCGAGACGTTCGTCGAGTACGCCGTCGACCAGGGGCTCGCGCCGCGGGCGTACGATCCCGCGGAACTGTTCGCCGACGTCTCGGTCGCCCGGTAG
- a CDS encoding CoxG family protein has product MSQHNDADEETAESEPDQLEFADTVELPTTKEQLWSLISDPETLTECVPGADSIERVSERKYELGITRGVASMSLSLTGEAEFVEMNPPEYIVTTGSAFDGKTGSDFEVLAAMEMTDVEDGVELTYTAEVQYSGGVSTIPKRVLRPIVKRDVDTYFENVSDVVNNHEA; this is encoded by the coding sequence ATGAGTCAACACAACGACGCGGACGAGGAGACGGCCGAATCGGAACCCGACCAGCTGGAGTTCGCCGATACCGTGGAACTCCCCACCACGAAGGAGCAACTCTGGTCGCTCATCTCCGACCCGGAGACGCTCACCGAATGTGTCCCGGGTGCCGACTCCATCGAGCGCGTCTCCGAGCGCAAGTACGAACTCGGCATCACCCGCGGCGTCGCCTCGATGTCGCTGTCACTGACCGGCGAGGCCGAGTTCGTCGAGATGAACCCGCCGGAGTACATCGTCACGACCGGCAGCGCCTTCGACGGCAAGACCGGCAGTGACTTCGAGGTGCTGGCCGCCATGGAGATGACCGACGTCGAGGACGGCGTCGAGTTGACCTACACCGCGGAGGTCCAGTACAGCGGCGGCGTCTCGACGATCCCCAAGCGGGTGCTCCGGCCGATCGTCAAGCGTGACGTCGACACGTACTTCGAGAACGTCAGCGACGTCGTCAACAACCACGAGGCCTGA
- a CDS encoding aminotransferase class V-fold PLP-dependent enzyme — protein sequence MTARETGDLDVSAIREDFPILEREFDGTPLVYLDNAATTQTPQRVIDAISEYYETYNANVHRGLHHLSQEASVAYEEAHDRMAEFIGASGGREELIFTGNTTESENLVAYAWGLNELGPGDEVVLTEMEHHASLVTWQQIAKRTGATVRYIRVDEDGHLDMDHATELIGPDTAMVSVVHVSNTLGTINPVAELADLAHAEDAFIFVDGAQAVPNRPVDVEAIDADFYAFSGHKMAGPTGIGALYGKQAILEHMEPFNYGGDMITKVTYEDATWNELPWKFEAGTPKIAQGIALAEAADYLDEIGLDAIARHENELAQYAIDRLSEFDDIEIYGPSAGEERGGLVSFNLESVHAHDLSSILNDYAVAIRAGDHCTQPLHDKLGVAASARASFYLYNTRDEIDVLIDAIDDARQLFG from the coding sequence ATGACGGCACGTGAAACGGGAGACCTCGACGTCTCCGCTATCCGCGAGGATTTCCCCATCCTGGAGCGGGAGTTCGACGGGACGCCGCTGGTCTATCTCGACAACGCGGCGACGACACAGACGCCCCAGCGGGTCATCGACGCCATCAGCGAGTACTACGAGACCTACAACGCAAACGTTCATCGGGGCCTCCACCACCTCAGCCAGGAAGCCAGTGTGGCCTACGAGGAGGCCCACGATCGGATGGCCGAGTTCATCGGTGCGAGCGGCGGTCGCGAGGAGTTGATCTTCACCGGCAACACGACCGAATCGGAGAATCTGGTGGCCTACGCCTGGGGACTGAACGAACTCGGTCCCGGCGACGAGGTCGTCCTGACCGAGATGGAGCACCACGCCTCGCTGGTGACTTGGCAACAGATCGCCAAGCGGACCGGCGCGACAGTCCGGTACATCCGGGTCGACGAGGACGGGCACCTCGACATGGACCACGCCACGGAACTCATCGGCCCGGATACGGCCATGGTCTCGGTGGTCCACGTCTCGAACACGCTCGGGACGATCAACCCCGTCGCCGAATTGGCCGACCTCGCCCACGCCGAGGACGCCTTCATCTTCGTCGACGGTGCCCAGGCCGTCCCCAACCGGCCGGTCGATGTCGAAGCGATCGACGCTGACTTCTACGCCTTTTCGGGCCACAAGATGGCCGGCCCGACCGGGATCGGTGCGCTCTACGGCAAGCAAGCGATCCTTGAACACATGGAGCCGTTCAACTACGGCGGCGACATGATCACGAAGGTCACCTACGAGGACGCGACCTGGAACGAACTGCCCTGGAAGTTCGAGGCCGGGACACCCAAGATTGCCCAGGGGATCGCACTGGCGGAAGCCGCCGACTACCTCGACGAGATCGGGCTGGACGCCATCGCCCGCCACGAGAACGAACTCGCCCAGTACGCCATCGACCGGCTGAGCGAGTTCGACGACATCGAGATCTACGGTCCGTCCGCAGGCGAGGAGCGGGGTGGTCTGGTCTCGTTCAATCTGGAATCAGTCCACGCCCACGACCTCTCCTCTATCCTGAACGACTACGCCGTCGCGATCCGGGCCGGCGATCACTGCACCCAGCCGCTGCACGATAAGCTGGGCGTGGCTGCGTCTGCGCGCGCGTCGTTTTATCTTTACAATACCCGCGACGAGATTGACGTGCTGATCGACGCCATTGACGACGCTCGCCAGTTGTTCGGCTGA
- a CDS encoding ABC transporter permease gives MTDTDPGLRKRVRALFDSRSLVRIGLFLIPAVFLLVIIGASLVFFAWGSVWSTTPGFGGHFTLSGYWTALTSPVVHQTLQNTLILAVVGTAVAVGIGLLAVVFTLKMDIPRWLASVVSALMIIQLLLPNFIQALAWQFYLGPQGPINRLFMALPMISEAVVGPHNIWAIAFIFGTHYAGLVYLLTSGAVKSIPPQLEEIALVSGASQRSIFSEIDLQLVVPSVLIAGIIVFVRGIQSFGVPLVLGVRNNVYTLATLMYFELNEFPRNFTFIAAVGIIILLLSLWLLLIQRRISGSKEQYETLKGAGEDTGTLRFYENRPLAGGFLALLVFAYLMPIAMIVLGSVQRAWVGLRFQFVQWDLQGYRTLLGGERTDVFVESVTNATMLGVSAALLALFLAVIVSYLSIKTDWKGGTFLNYLSYAPLAIPGIVVATALQWIILEYHQTIGFLYGSLYILVAVYAAKFLIYGVRAANSSLRSVGSNLGEVGSVLGASTPTVIREIYAPLMGPGLLAGFIIIFIDTTKSLSIPLILGGNEFKIVQNAIWLFITESQLNVAAAYSVILLAVLTTIYMIAYKLGIDITSV, from the coding sequence ATGACAGACACCGATCCCGGACTTCGCAAGCGCGTTCGCGCCCTGTTCGACAGCCGTTCGCTCGTCCGGATTGGGCTCTTTTTGATTCCGGCCGTCTTCCTGCTCGTAATCATCGGCGCGTCGCTGGTGTTTTTCGCGTGGGGGTCCGTGTGGTCGACGACGCCCGGCTTTGGCGGCCACTTCACGCTCTCGGGCTACTGGACCGCACTCACCAGCCCTGTCGTCCATCAGACGCTACAGAACACCCTGATCCTGGCGGTGGTCGGGACGGCCGTCGCGGTCGGGATCGGTCTGCTCGCGGTGGTCTTCACGCTCAAGATGGACATCCCACGGTGGCTGGCCAGCGTCGTCAGCGCGCTGATGATCATCCAGTTGCTGTTGCCCAACTTCATCCAGGCGCTGGCCTGGCAGTTCTACCTCGGCCCGCAGGGACCGATCAACCGCCTGTTCATGGCGTTACCGATGATCAGCGAGGCGGTCGTGGGACCACACAACATCTGGGCCATCGCGTTCATCTTCGGCACGCACTACGCCGGGCTGGTCTACCTGCTCACCAGCGGCGCGGTCAAGTCCATCCCGCCACAGCTCGAGGAGATTGCCCTCGTCTCGGGGGCCAGCCAGCGGTCGATCTTCTCCGAGATCGACCTCCAGCTGGTGGTTCCTTCCGTCCTCATCGCGGGGATCATCGTCTTCGTCCGCGGGATCCAGTCGTTCGGCGTCCCGCTAGTGCTGGGCGTCCGAAACAACGTCTACACGCTCGCGACGCTGATGTACTTCGAACTCAACGAGTTCCCCCGGAACTTCACGTTCATCGCGGCGGTGGGGATCATCATCCTGCTGTTGAGCCTCTGGCTGCTGTTGATCCAGCGTCGGATCTCGGGGTCCAAGGAGCAATACGAGACCCTGAAAGGGGCCGGCGAGGACACCGGGACGCTGCGGTTCTACGAGAACCGGCCGCTCGCCGGGGGCTTTCTCGCACTGCTCGTTTTCGCGTACCTCATGCCCATCGCGATGATCGTCCTCGGCAGCGTCCAGCGGGCCTGGGTCGGCCTTCGTTTCCAGTTCGTCCAGTGGGATCTCCAGGGGTATCGAACCCTGCTCGGCGGCGAGCGAACGGACGTCTTCGTCGAATCCGTGACCAACGCCACGATGCTCGGCGTCTCGGCGGCGCTACTGGCACTGTTCCTCGCGGTGATCGTCTCGTACCTCTCGATCAAGACCGACTGGAAGGGCGGCACCTTCCTGAACTACCTCTCGTATGCGCCCCTGGCGATCCCGGGGATCGTCGTCGCCACGGCGCTGCAGTGGATCATCCTGGAGTACCACCAGACCATCGGCTTTCTCTACGGGTCGCTGTACATTCTGGTTGCCGTCTACGCGGCGAAGTTCCTGATCTACGGCGTCCGAGCGGCCAACTCCTCGCTGCGCTCGGTCGGCTCGAACCTCGGCGAGGTCGGGTCGGTGCTCGGCGCGAGCACGCCGACGGTCATCAGGGAGATCTACGCACCGCTGATGGGTCCCGGGCTGCTGGCCGGATTCATCATCATCTTCATCGACACGACCAAGAGCCTCTCCATCCCGCTGATCCTCGGGGGCAACGAGTTCAAGATCGTCCAGAACGCGATCTGGCTGTTCATCACCGAGAGCCAGCTCAACGTCGCGGCGGCCTACTCGGTCATCTTACTCGCCGTCCTCACGACCATCTACATGATCGCCTACAAGCTCGGCATCGACATCACGAGCGTCTAA
- a CDS encoding MarR family transcriptional regulator, producing the protein MSRPEEDQSARPDREAIIEAAAADPDASAADLAEAVPNATPELVERVLGEHTVPGTDGSGTTDTDAYPDREDISERQIRTLQAIAAHPDATQRDIASFLDVTAATVSNRVNSLPGFDWEDRRTFVREVLDLDVIPGSDRTADAGEGELYETVQELRDRVDRLERRHAGETSRDEPRKAPFDDPELARKVIHLCLESEAITDEEEQRILAYFLE; encoded by the coding sequence ATGAGTCGGCCCGAGGAGGACCAATCGGCGCGACCCGACCGCGAGGCGATCATCGAGGCGGCAGCGGCCGATCCCGACGCGTCCGCGGCGGACCTCGCCGAGGCGGTCCCGAACGCCACCCCGGAACTGGTCGAGCGCGTTCTCGGCGAGCACACCGTCCCGGGCACTGACGGGTCCGGAACCACCGACACCGACGCGTATCCCGACCGCGAGGACATCTCCGAGCGCCAGATCAGGACGCTCCAGGCCATCGCCGCCCACCCGGACGCGACCCAGCGCGACATCGCGAGCTTTCTCGACGTGACGGCTGCGACGGTCAGCAACCGGGTCAACAGCCTCCCCGGCTTCGACTGGGAGGACCGCCGCACGTTCGTCAGAGAGGTGCTCGATCTCGACGTGATCCCGGGTAGCGACCGGACGGCCGACGCCGGCGAGGGCGAACTCTACGAGACGGTCCAGGAGCTTCGCGACCGCGTCGATCGGCTCGAACGGCGACACGCTGGCGAGACATCGCGGGACGAACCGAGGAAGGCACCGTTCGACGACCCCGAGCTTGCCCGGAAGGTGATCCACCTCTGTCTGGAATCCGAGGCGATCACCGACGAGGAGGAACAGCGGATCCTGGCGTACTTCCTCGAATGA
- a CDS encoding flavin reductase family protein: MDIDTHFEEISEHDSKSLFKPKVVSLVVSNSPETGPNLMTASWWMLAGYDPLRYQLAVGHHTYTHEVIENNPEFVLAAPSTEMIDALTLAGSVSGRDVDKIEHLGLETIPGQGVDVPLLADAVGNIECSVMDSFEFENCTYYFGEVEHAYVTKGGLDGRVLSLDDADVLAYMGSDWGDDPDEKDRFYADLSTDVIERFPGEAAKETLPDGTDEDS, translated from the coding sequence ATGGACATCGATACCCACTTCGAGGAGATCTCCGAACACGACTCGAAGTCGCTGTTCAAGCCGAAGGTCGTCTCGCTGGTCGTCTCGAACAGTCCGGAGACGGGGCCGAACCTGATGACCGCTTCGTGGTGGATGCTGGCCGGCTATGACCCCCTCCGGTATCAGCTCGCGGTCGGTCACCACACCTACACCCATGAGGTCATCGAGAACAACCCCGAGTTCGTGCTGGCGGCCCCTTCGACGGAGATGATCGACGCCCTGACGCTCGCGGGGTCGGTCAGCGGTCGTGACGTCGACAAGATCGAGCACCTGGGACTGGAGACCATTCCCGGCCAGGGGGTCGACGTCCCGCTGCTTGCTGACGCCGTCGGCAACATCGAGTGCTCGGTGATGGACTCCTTCGAGTTCGAGAACTGCACGTACTACTTCGGCGAAGTCGAGCACGCCTACGTGACCAAAGGTGGCCTCGACGGCCGGGTTCTCTCGCTCGACGACGCGGACGTCCTCGCGTACATGGGCAGCGACTGGGGCGACGATCCCGACGAAAAGGACCGGTTCTACGCCGACCTTTCGACGGACGTGATCGAGCGCTTCCCCGGGGAAGCGGCCAAAGAGACGCTGCCCGATGGAACCGACGAAGATAGCTGA